In the genome of Monodelphis domestica isolate mMonDom1 chromosome 2, mMonDom1.pri, whole genome shotgun sequence, one region contains:
- the CCDC182 gene encoding coiled-coil domain-containing protein 182, translating to MDSLYQPDSIYKRVSCSKSQAFGDENNENSFSKSNSVSSKSVSLSDINCGLVGEENNMDPFFQTGPLYVKVNTLQGKKMVESGLQSGDFSLPEALSLCAPPQSDLENVLQKVTGVQRDLEDFKQDTLQAIRRLEDAYCEMSRALAQQEEQTGRVKQRLREEEDRGIVRNKVLTFLLPREKQLREHCRWLEHMLTKSGGHEGHRSAKKIPGN from the exons ATGGACTCTTTATACCAGCCAGATTCCATTTACAAGCGTGTGTCTTGTTCCAAGTCACAGGCATTTGGTGATGAAAACAATGAGAACTCTTTCAGCAAGTCAAACTCTGTGTCCTCGAAG tCTGTTTCTTTGTCAGACATTAACTGTGGTCTAGTTGGTGAAGAAAACAACATGGATCCCTTCTTCCAGACAGGCCCCCTTTATGTAAAGGTGAATACCctacaagggaaaaaaatggttGAGAGCGGTCTGCAGTCAGGAGACTTCTCCCTGCCAGAGGCCCTGTCCCTGTGTGCCCCCCCGCAATCTGACCTGGAAAACGTGCTGCAGAAAGTGACAGGGGTTCAGAGGGACCTAGAGGACTTCAAACAGGACACCCTGCAGGCCATTCGCCGACTGGAGGATGCCTACTGTGAGATGAGCAGAGCTCTGGCCCAGCAGGAAGAACAGACTGGCAGGGTCAAACAGCGGCTGCGGGAGGAGGAGGACAGGGGCATCGTACGCAATAAGGTCCTCACCTTCCTGCTCCCCAGGGAGAAGCAGCTGCGGGAGCACTGCAGATGGCTAGAGCATATGTTGACCAAGTCTGGGGGCCATGAGGGACACAGATCCGCCAAGA